The genomic DNA aaaattatattctcCCCATAACTGAcattataaatgaaaattgcTGTAAAAGGTACCAATAACCCTGCGGATGATTTAGTGGCTGTACTTAATAATAACAGGACTGCACAAAAGTTGAAGTCCCTTTATGACAACCCAGGCCTGGCCTGCATTGCTCTGCAGTACTTAAAAGCCTACCAAGGTGATTGTGGTGCAATAGGAGGGCCTAATGCGAAGAAGCCTGCTGATGCTGAATTTGCTGAAACTTTTGCTCCCAACTGTGGTGTTCTTGTCTCAACCATGTCTCCTATTACTGGTCGTTTACTTGGCTGCCAATCTCGTTATGTTGAAGCTTCCGAAGCATTTTCAGATATCCTAATGAAAAACAGCAAGGCCTTGGAAATACTTTACAATAAGAATGACACTGAAGTTGGAGCTGCTGTGAGTGGCACTGATGGTGGGTCTCCCTACTTCTGGTGTGTCATGTTCAGCACTGGCAACACAAACAGCAGTTTTGCTTTTGAGGGAGGTGTAGCTAAGGCAACACGACCCGGGTGCTTTAGCGGCGCCAACGACGAGTGCAGCAGCGCTTATGATTGGTCTCAAAACCGCCGGATATGGCCGTTTGCTGCCACAGCTTTGCTTGCAGCTGGATATGCTTTTGGattatgatcaatttttttacaagaatTTGAACTACTTACTACTTGATTTGAGGGCCTCTTTTGTTGTGTTTGTAATGAGAGGCTTGGCCTTTCTCATTCaatttctgttttgtattttctttccttgttgATTGTGGGTGAAAGATCCATCCAATTCATCCCTTGTTGATTGTAAGTGCGAGATCCATTCAATTCAATTGGACataatttaacgaaaaattctaatggagcgataaaagtgaaaaataaaataaaattgaaagatggatccactaaattaagagttttttaaatttaaaggaTAATTACAAAAGCGACAATAATTTAAGAGGTAAAATAAAGTtaattgatttaaataaaaaaattgtcatggTGAATACATCATAATTAGTGTCCCAATTGCATAAATCATAACATAAAACTtgtaattgttttcaaatagaGTTTACTTATCTCGTACATTTATTTCGACCTAAACATTACAGCCTACAGTCAATCATAAGTATTCTCATTTAgttcaatttttctaaaaaacctTAATTTTCCATTCATAGCTAAACCCTACTTTTCTTGAATGGAATTCTATCCAAGAAACCctaatttctctttttggaaAGTTTTCTCCCAAATCCTAATTTCTTACTTGCTATTTAGATGTTATTTTACTTGAGAAATAGTGGTGAAATATTTCCAAACCTCCCTTACAAGGGCTGAAACCCTAACTAGGGTTCCTTGGGCCATTTAAGTTTCCTAAATGGCCCAAGTTTGATGGGCACCACTCCTCGTTAGACCGGTTTTCACGCAAACTTTACTTTAGCTCAaacttaattcttttttcttgaattttctaactaatattataacttttaacACAAACTCATCTAGGGACTTTCAACGAAGTTTACCACACAGATAAACTGCATCTGAACGGTTTATAACCAACATGTAGGTAGATACAATGGCCACTCGCCACCCGTTAAGGAAGAGCtgcaagaaaggaaaaaatatagTTAGAGGATGGCCGGCGGTTGGGTTAGGTATCGCTAAATTTGTGTCGGTAGACCCACTTTTGCCTACCGAATCAACCAAATCAGTTAAATCGGTTAATTAATCGGCTTTATACCAATATATATTACTTTTGACAATTTTCATTAATTCCGTAAAGTCGGTCGGTTAACTTTTATGggccaaatatctttttgggCCAAATGGGCTGTTTTTGGGCCAAGCCTATTTTTATAGGCCAAATTCCAATTTccatttttgtgtgtgtgtgtgtgtgttaaacaAAGTGTACCTGACATGTTTATAAGCACCCTTAACATATTCATTATCTTAGATGATTTCAAATTGTCACTAATATTGCTAGGACGCTGTCCTACCATATTTTGGCGGTTACATTTTCAGTTAAGTGGGTTAAGTCGATTTCGGTTTAGTTACCAATATcgatataaatttttattttgactaCCGACAATTGGAAGTCGGTAGGCAATTAATGACGGTTCGGTGACGGTCGGTAGGCAGTAATTGGATAattgtatgttcgtttcaactTTTAATCTCATTTGCAGCATTCATGGTTGGCAGATTGATGAAGTCCAAGCTTCCGTCCAAAGCCCGAGTGATCGACCACATTGGAGTTTTCTTTACAGCTACAACCATGTTCACAGTAGTCACAATGTCGTTTCCTTTGTGCCTAGGAATTATAGCTTGGGCAGTCTATGCGATTATCCTAGTAGCAACATTTTTAGTTTGAGTAATGCtgcactttttattattattattattttttaagtgagTAATACTACACTTATTCTCACTTTCAtatatggcttttaaaaccaccatccCAAACCTAGAAGAACCTGCCCGATCCACCCAATTACAACCAGTTGCTTTGGATAACCAAGTCAACTCAGATTGAGCTAAGAACACGTTTTTCTCAATTTGCATGACACTTACAACTGGAATAGCTATAACTTACATTCAAGAATAGGGTTAGA from Corylus avellana chromosome ca6, CavTom2PMs-1.0 includes the following:
- the LOC132184974 gene encoding uncharacterized protein LOC132184974 codes for the protein MTKALWLLLLPLLFVSASAAATQSTNNPADDLVAVLNNNRTAQKLKSLYDNPGLACIALQYLKAYQGDCGAIGGPNAKKPADAEFAETFAPNCGVLVSTMSPITGRLLGCQSRYVEASEAFSDILMKNSKALEILYNKNDTEVGAAVSGTDGGSPYFWCVMFSTGNTNSSFAFEGGVAKATRPGCFSGANDECSSAYDWSQNRRIWPFAATALLAAGYAFGL